A single region of the Equus przewalskii isolate Varuska chromosome 26, EquPr2, whole genome shotgun sequence genome encodes:
- the ABITRAM gene encoding protein Abitram yields MATEQLAAEPAVPSLVDRYFTRWYKADVKGKPCEDHCVLQHSNRVCVITLAESHPVLQSGKTIESISYQISTNCSRLQNKVSGKFKRGAQFLTELAPLCKIYCSDGEEYTISSCVRGRLMEVNENILHKPSILQEKPSTEGYIAVVLPKFEESKSITEGLLTQKQYEEVVVKRINATTATS; encoded by the exons ATGGCTACCGAGCAGTTGGCCGCAGAGCCCGCGGTGCCGTCGCTCGTAGATCGTTACTTCACTCGCTGGTACAAAGCAG ATGTCAAAGGAAAACCCTGTGAGGACCACTGTGTACTACAGCACTCTAACCG AGTATGTGTCATCACATTGGCAGAATCTCATCCAGTTCTTCAAAGTGGAAAAACAATTGAAAGCATTTCCTATCAAATCAGTACCAACTGtagcagacttcagaacaaggtcTCTGGGAAATTTAAGCGG GGGGCGCAGTTTCTAACAGAACTTGCACCTCTATGTAAGATTTACTGCTCAGATGGAGAAGAATACACCATATCTAG ctgtgtTAGAGGACGATTGATGGAAGTGAATGAAAACATTCTCCATAAGCCATCTATTCTTCAAGAGaag CCATCCACTGAAGGCTACATTGCAGTAGTGTTGCCCAAATTTGAAGAAAGTAAAAGCATAACAGAAGGGTTACTAACACAAAAGCAATATGAAGAAGTTGTGGTAAAACGCATTAATGCCACAACAGCTACTTCTTGA